ACGCAGGTTCAGCTTGCGCATCGCGGCGGTTCTGTGGGTCTCGACCGTCTTGATGCTCACGGCCCAGCGATCCGCAATGGCCTTGTTGGTCTGCCCCTCGGCCACGAGTTGGATCACCTCGCGCTCGCGCGGGCTCAGCGTGTCCGATGCCGTGACCTTGCCGCAGCTGAGGAAGTCGTCGAGCAGGGTCTCGGCAACCTGCGGCGAGAAATACGGCTTCTTGCGCGACAGGGCCCTGACCGCACTGACGACCTCGTCGTCGTCCTCGGTCTTCAGCACGTATCCTCTGGCGCCCGCCTTCAGGACGTCCCGAATGACGGCCTCGTTGTTGTGCATCGTGTAGACCAGCACCTCGGTCTCCGGGCTCGCCAGGCGGATCTGCCGGGTGGCCTCGAGGCCGTTGAGAACCGGCAGGGAAAAGTCGAGGATGGCCACGTCCGGACGCTGCTCGACGGCAAGCTCGACCGCAGTCTGGCCGTTGTCGGCCCCGCCGCAGACCTCCCAGCCGGACTGCGCCTGCACCAGCGCCTGCAGGCCCCGGCGCACGATCGCATGGTCGTCGGCGATCAGGATCTTGATGCTCATGGTCGCTCCCCGGTGACGGATGATCATACCGGGCTGGGATGCCTTGTGGATCGGGTCTTCACCTGAGAGATCAATCAGGTTTTGCCTGAGCACCGCTTCGGGATGCGCCTGGCGGGCGATCCGCTTCGGCGACATGAGAAGCTACGACAGGTTTGATCTCTCCTCGTTCACCGGAAATCGTCGGGAACACGAGACGGATGCGCGTTCCGTGCCCCTCCTCGCTCTCCAGCCGCACCTCGCCGGCACTCTGCTGGGCGAAGCCCAGCACTTGGCTGAGGCCGAGACCGCTGCCCTGTCCCGGCCCCTTTGTGGTGAAGAACGGATCGAAGGCCTGTTCCAGCACCGTACGGGACATGCCGATGCCTGAATCGATCACGGAAATCCGAACCCATGTCTGCTCCGGATGGGAGGACCGGCGCAGTCCCGCCCGCGATCGGGGCGACGCGATCATGGCGGTCTCGACCGTGATCGTGCCGCCATAGGGCATCGCGTCGCGGGCATTGAGAACGAGATTCAGCAAGGCGGCTTCGAACTGCACCGGATCGAGGAGACAGACAGCGCCGTCGGCGTTCAACCTGAGCTCCACCGCCGCACGCGGACCTGCGGCTTGGTTCAAGATAGTCGCGAAGCCTGCGATCCGCTCGTCGATCCTCGTCGCCCGCTCCTTGAGCTCCTGGCGGCGCGCGAAGGCCAGGAGCCGTTCGGTCATGTCCTTTGCGCCTTTGAGGAAACGTTCCGTGTCGTCGATCAAGGCACGGGCCTCGGGGTCGTCCTTCACCGAAGGCTTGAGGAGCGCGCAGGTGGATTGCACGATGCGGATCGTGTTGCCGAAATCGTGCGCGATGCCCCCGGCAATGTGCCCGAGGGCCTCCAGGCGCTGGGCGCGACCGAGCCGCTCCTGCTCGGCCCGCTTGCGCTCGCGGCCCCTGCGGACGAGCAGCGACAGGACGCCGACCAGTCCCAGGAGCACCGCCACCGTGGCGACGACGACGGTGGCATACTCGTACCAGGGCTGATAGACGGAGGAGCTGGCCAATCCCACGAGAACGAGCGCCGGAACGTCACCGAGAGACTTGTACCCGACGACCCGCGAGATGCCGTCGACGGGACTGACGGACCAGTAAACGCCGTGGGGATGCTCGACCAGATGGCGGAAGGCCGCGGAGGCTGTCATGAACGATTTGCCGATCGCCTGCTCGGACGCAGGACTGCGAGCCAGCATGGTGCCGTCGCGGAGCAGGAGAGCGATGAAACCGTCCCGTCCGACCGCCAAGCCGCGAAAGAAGCTTTCGAATTGGAAAGGATCGACAACGGCCACCACCACGCCGCCGAAGCTGCCATCCGGACGATCGATCCGGCGGCTGATGCTGATGACCCACGTATTATCCGCACGGCTCTGGATGGGATGTCCGATGTCGAGGCCCAGTTCGGGGTCCTTCTGGTGGATCTTGAAGTAGTTCCGGTCGGCGACGTTCACCCGCGGCGTCTTGGGATAGCCCGTGTCATGAATGAGGAACCCATCAGGTCCGACGACGATCAAGCCGCGAACGTACGGCAGAGCCTTCACGCGCCCTTTCAGGTCGGCTTGGAAATGGGGATCGTTGGGCGGAAGATCCGGCTTGGCCGCCAGGGTCTCGCGGATTCCGAGAAGGGTGAAATCGATCGCCTGGAAGGTCCGTTGCGACTGTTCCGCGAGAACGTGGACGAGGTTGCCGGCGATTTCCTCGCCCCGCCGGGTCGCGTCCTGGTAGCCGCGCCACAGGACGAAGGCGCTCAGGATCACGATCCCCGCAACGAGAACGAGAGCGGGCGCCAGAGCGGTGACGAGAGGGGACGATTTGAGCCTCACACCGATATTTCTCCCACTCCGGGAACCGAGTGCACGCCTCTTCGATATAGTTCCGACGGCGCAATCATCTACCGGACGCAGACGCATGAAAAGGGTCGGCGCTTCCAAGGCGTTCTAAAGTCTGAGAGCGTTCGGTCTAGCTTCTGTCCGTCAGGCACGCATAAGCGTTAAGGTTCACGTCCCCATAATCCGGACTGACGGGCACCTGCGGATCCGGCCCTTTCACATTGAAACTGATTCTATGACCCTCGACGCCCGTACGCTGGCACTCGTCTACATCCTGCTCTCGGCCCTGCTGAGCATCCTGCTCCTCTTCGCCTGGGCTCACAACCGGCGGATCCGCGCGCTGGCGTGGTGGAGCGCCGCGTTCGGCATGGTGCCCGTCGGCATCGGCATGGCCAACCTCGGCCGGACGCCGCCGAGCCTGCCCGTCCTGCTGATCGCCAATATGATGGTCGCCGGCGCCTATGCGGCCTTGTATGCCGGATGCCGCGCCTTCAATGATCGGCCCAGCAGGCTCCCGGCCCTTCTGGCAGGGCCCGCTCTTTGGGCAGCGGCGTTCCCGTTCCTCAGCGAAAGCCCCGGTGCGAGATTGGCCCTTCTGTCGCTGATCTCGAGCGTCTATGCCGCAATGGCGGCCTGGGAGTTGTGGAAGCATTCCGGCCTGCGTCTGACGGCGCGGCGCGCCGCGATCCTCTTGCTGCTGGCGCTCGCGGCGTTCAACGGCATTCGGCTCACCCTGGGCCTGTCGCTGAGGCTGATCTTCTGGGCCGACGCCTTCGCCAGCCGATGGTCCGGGGAAATGGCGCTGTTCCTGGCGATCTACACCCCCACCCTCGCGTTCGTGCTGCTCGCCATGGCCAAGGAACGGACGGAGTTGGCCCTTCGGGAAAGCGAGGAGCATTACCGGTATTCGGTGGAGCTCAGTCCACAGATCCCCTGGATCGCCGACCCTCAGGGCAACCTCCTCGATGTTCCGCCGCGCTGGGAGGCTCTCACCGGATTGCCGGTGAAAGAGTCGCGGGGAACCGGGTGGACGCAAGCCATGCATCCTGACGATCTGCCTCTGATCGTCGGTCGCTGGTCGCACTCCCTTTCGACCGGGAAGCCCTTCAATGCCGAGTTCCGGGTGCGCCTGGCCGACGGCAGCTACCGCTGGTGTCGCGGGCGCGCCGCCGCCCGTCGGACGGCGAGCGGAACCGTCATTCGATGGTACGGCAACATCGAGGACATCCATGATCGCATGCTCGCGCAGGAGCAGCTGCGTTGGGCAGCCTACCACGACGATCTCACCGGGCTCCCCAACCGGCGGCGCTTTCAGCAGAGGCTCCAGGAGGCCATCGACCGGACTGCCGAGGGTTCATCCATGGTCGGCCTTTTGGTGATAGACCTCGATAACCTCAAGCTGGTCAACGATCGCTTCGGCCATGCGGCCGGCGATGCCCTGCTGAAGGAATTCGCCAAGCGGCTGCGCAGCCTCGCCGGCGGCCCGGAGAGCATCGCCCGCCTGGGCGGCGACGAGTTCGCCCTGATCCTCCCGGCCGTGTCGGGCGAGGCCGAGGCCCTGGAGGCCGCCAGGACCGTGCTCTCTCGCATGCAGCACCCTGTGCCCGGCGATGACGCGGGGCTCGACTGCCGAGGCAGCATCGGCATCGCGCTTGCCGTCGACCCCGGCACGAAGGCGGAAACCTTGCAAAAGCATGCGGACCTGGCGCTCTACCGCGCCAAGGCGAGCGGTCGGGGAGCCTTCCGCTTGTTCCAGCCCTCGATGCGGGACGAAGCGGAAAGGACGGCCTCCGCCCTGGAGCTCGCCGGGATGGCTTTGGCCGAGGACTGGATCGTGCCCTTCTACCAGCCCAAGGTCGCCCTGGGGACGAACGGACGGGGCGGCTTCGAGGCGCTGCTGCGCTGGCATCATCCGCGCCTCGGCCTTCAGACGCCCGACACGATCTGGCCTGCCTTCGACGACACGGAACTCGGGAGCGCCATCGGCGAGCGCATGCGCAGGCGCGTCTTTCGCGACATGCGCCGCTGGCTCGATGCGGGCCTTCCCCTTGGCCGGGTCGCGATCAACATCTCGGCAGCCGAGTTCCGTCACGACGATTACGCCGAGCGGATCCTGGCGGAGCTGCACCAGTCCGGCGTGCCCACGCATTGCCTCGAAGTAGAAGTGACAGAGACCGTGTTTCTCGGCCGCCATGCCGACAATGTGGAGCGGGCGCTGCGAATGCTCAGTGAGGCTGGCGTGACGATCGCACTCGACGATTTCGGCACCGGCTACGCCTCACTGACCCATCTCAAGCGCTTCCCTGTCGATGCCATCAAGATCGACCGCTCATTCGTTCGCGACATCGAGACGGATTCCGGCGATGCGGCAATCGTACGGGCTCTGCTGAGCCTGGGCCAGAGTCTCAACATCGTGGTTGTGGCCGAAGGCGTCGAAACAGCCGCTCAGGCAGCTTTTCTGGAAGCTCACGGCTGCAACTTGGCACAAGGCCACTTCTTCGGACGCCCGATGCCCGCAGAGCATGTGCCGGCAGCGATTGCGGCAGGGTTCGACCAGCGCGACGCGCTGGCCGGCTTTCAGGCGCCGCCGACCTGATCGGATCGGCGGCCAGAACGCTACAAGCTTCTCCCGCTGATCATGGCAACGAGCCCTTCCGCAGCCGCCATTGCCCCGTCGCTGCGGATCGTCGTCGCGATGGCGGCCGCACGCTCGCGTGTCCGCGCATCCAACGCCGTCCCGAGCGGGGCCAGGAGCGTCTCGGTTGTCGGCATCGGGCCGTCATGCGCCGCGCCGATGCCCAATGCGGCGACACGGCTGGCCCAATAGGGCTGGTCGGCTCCCTGAGGCACCAACACCTGAGGCGCACCGGCGCATGCGGCCGCCGTGGTCGTTCCAGCGCCGCCATGATGCACGACGGCCGCGACCCGGGCGAACAGCGCCTGATGGTTGACATCGCCGACAGCGAAGCAGTCGCCCCGATCGTCGATGGGTGCGAGATCGGCCCAACCCTTTGCGAGGACCACGCGGCGACCGTGCATGCGGATGGCCTCGATAGCGGCGCGGGCGGGATCATCTGCGGCATGCATGGCCATGCTGCCGAAGCCGACATAAACCGGGGGAGCGCCCTCATTGAGGAAATCCTCCAGCCCGTCCGGAAGCGGACGCATGTCCGGCAGGATCCAGGCACCGCTCTGGACGACGTCGAGAAGGTCGGTCGGAAGCCATGGGCTGAGGATCGGGTCCGATGCCAGCCACGGACAGGGCGTGAGGACATGGTCGCGAATATTCGCGTACGTTGGCAGGCCGACCGAAGCGCGTTGCGTGTTCACCGCCGCGCCGAAGAGCGCGTCCATGGCCTGGACGTTGAACTCCCACAGCGCCAGGGTGCCGGTTATTGCCGCCGGATGCGGCCAGCCCGGATACTCCATGGGCGGATGGTGAGGTGACGGCAGGATGATCGGATAAAAGACCGCACAGATGAAGCGCAGACCGAGCTTTTCGGCCACGGCCTGCGCGGCCGCTACGGACGGGAACAGGCCGGTTGCGACGATGACATCGCAGCCTTCGGCCGCTTCCGCGATCGCATCGAACTGGGCTCGAACCATCTTGGCCGCGAGCTGGGGCAGGCTTAAGCCTGACTGTCTCGCCGTGGCTATCCAGCGGCGCACCGGCATGAAGGCCGGCGCCAGCGGCAGGCCCGCCCGATCCAGCAGCTCCGCGAATTCCGCATCGGATGGAGCGCAGACCAGCGCCTCCGCTCCGAGTTCCCGCAACGCCAGACCCAATCCCGCCAGCGGCTGAACGTCTCCGCGCGACCCATAGGTCGACAATAGCACACGCATCTTCACGGCTCCCTCAGGTTCGAATCGAGGGAAGTGTTTATGGGATATGACCGGGGACTTGCCGCAAGCCGGGGGGACGCTACAAAACACCTATGGAGGGGAGCTGTCGCGCTCCCATTCTCTCGAGGGCGCGAACGAAGGATCGCCACCGGGCGTTTCAAGGCCTCGCCCGAACCAGGCTCCCCAACTCTCCGTCGAGCGCCCTCAGGACGTCCAAGGCAGCCGCAAAATCGGATCGCCCAAGCGCCTCCCAAACCGTGTCGATCCGTTCCGCCAATCCATCGATGGTGTCCGGGAATCCGGCGGCCTCAATCAACGCTCCCTTCTCGTTGATCAGGTAGCGCCGGTTGAGCGCGAACAGCACCTGCCCGACACAGCCCAAGGCGCGATAGCAACACCCGGCGATATATGTCCGGTCGCGCCGCGGAAGCGCGAGCTGCGCGTTCTCGATGCTGAACGAAACCTCCCACAGGAAGGTCCGTATCAAGGCGGAGCGGAGCTTGTCGGGATAAGGAGAGGCTGCGGCTTTCAGCGCGGCGATCATGCCCGCAGGGTCATGGAGCAACCGGCCCAGGGCGACCTCGCCCATCCAGATGGCCGAACAGAAGCCGTGAGGATGACCCGGCTGGTACGCCATCGAGATCCGCCCTTCGCGGCATTCGGCGATCACGGCGCGGACATCATCGACGCAGCGGTACAGCAGGTCGACTTTGTTTCCTTGGATCCGCAGCCATCCTCCGCCGACGATATTCGGACCCCATTCTCCGACAGGCGTGACGGCTGCCGAAGCCGGATCGTCGACTAGGTCCCGTACCGTGGCAAGCAAGTGCTCCGTGTCCAGTGCATTGGCGGAGCCGAAGTAAAGCCCGAGATCGTAGTCGGACGTCCCGATTGCCGTCCCCCTGGCCCGGGAACCGCCAAGCACGATTCCCACCACACCCGGCACCTCGGACAAGCGTGGAACGATGCTCAAAAGCAATGGTTCGAGGTGGGGCATCCCCTGTAGTCCCTCATCCAGAATAGATCTTACCTCTTAGATAAGGCCGCTGAGATCAAGTCTTGCGATGCTCTCTCGAACAATCGCGTAAGCCGGCAAGAGAGGCAGCTCGGGAGGCGAAGGCTCGCACCATGGCACGGGAAAGGCTCGAGGCGGAATGCCTTTCGATCAACCTGCTTCTCACTGTGAACCGCTTTGTTGAATCAGGCTCCTTTGAAGAGCGTCCCATTTATCGGTTCGAATGCGGATGTGCCGTCAGTTCCACGGAAGGGCAGAACGTACGGCTCCGAAGCCTTTATCGCGATGCGGCGTGGCGCCCGATCACGTAGCCGAACGTCAACGCTGGCCCGAGAGTGATGCCGGCACCCGGGTACGATCCGCTCATGATCGAGTTGATGTCGTTGCCGCAAGCGTACAGACCTTCGATAACTTGGCCATGGACATCCTTCACTTGGCCGTTGGCATTGACGTCCAGCCCCATCGTGGTGCCGATGTCGCCGGGGAAAATCTCAACCGCGTAAAGAACGCCTTCGAGCGGCTTCAGGCACTGGTTCGGCTTATGATCCGGGTCGCCGAGAGCGGTCTGGTACGGGGTCGATCCCTTGCCGAAATCAGGATCCATCCCTTGGGCGGCGAACCCGTTATAGCGGTCGATCGTTTCCTGAAGAGTTTCCGTGTCGATCCCGCAGACCCTGGCCAATTCCTCCACGCTCCGGCCGTGCTTGAGATAGCCCGATCTCAAGTAGGGGCCGATCCGTCCCGGGAAGCAGGGAACCGCTCCCAGCCCATAGCGGCGCAGGGCTGCGTGATCGCAGATCAGGAAGGCCGACTTCCTGTTCCCGTCCAGCAGCTTTTCCACCATCCCCTGCACGAAATCGTGGTAGCTGGCGGCCTCGTTGGTGAAGCGTCGACCATCATGGCCTACGGCGATGATGCCAGGCTTCGCGCGATCCATGAACAGGTGCGGGAAAGGTCGCTTCGAGCCATCAGGCTGCGGAATCAATGAGATCGGCGCCCAGGAAGCGGCATCCGAGTTCGTGGATACGAAGGCCGCGCCGACCGCCTCGGCGGCAGCGATCGCTCCTCCCGTGTTCGGCGAAGGTGCCATGCTGTAGTGAGGCAAGCCACGGCGAACATGCTCAAAGCTCTCGGAGCGGCGCTTGGCATCGTGGGGAAATCCGCCGCTGGCGAGGACGACGCCCTTCCTGGAGGTGACCGTCTTGTCGCCGTGTCTCGTGCGCAAGACCGCGCCTGTCACGCGGCCTGCCCCGTCCCGCTGGAGCGAGACGAGCTCGTGCTCGGTCAGAAGCGGTATCTTCAAGGCAAAGACCGTCTCGGCCAGTCGGCCCGCGACCGCCGCTCCCAAGCTCAACCGCGTATTGCGGCCGACGCTCACCCGGTCCTTGACATAGCGCAGAACCTGCTTTGTCGCATGCACGAAGGAAGGCCACTCGCGCGTCATGCGCACGAAATGGAAGAGGTCAGCACGGCCGAGCTGCATCCCGCCGAGGATTGTGAACTCTTTGATCGGAGGGCGCAGCCGGTTCAGGTTTTCTCCCAAGGCCCTTCCATCGTATTCCAGCGCATCCAGTACGCGCCCCCCGAGCGCAGCGCCTTTCTTGTCAGGGTGATAGTCCGGCGCATAAGGGCGATGTGTCATCTTCAACGCCGTCTTGGTGTTGAAGAAGTCGATGGCCGCAGGACCATTGTCGAGGAAGGCGTCGACGAGTTCCGCATTGAAGCGGTTTCCGGTTTCCAACTCGATATAGCGGCGCGCGGCCCTGCGATCGTCCTCCATACCGGCCGCTCGCATGATCGGATTGTCCGGGACCCAGATCGCGCCACCGGATACTGCCGTCGAGCCGCCGAAATACTCGGATTTCTCGACAATGACGGGTTTCAGGCCGGCATGAGCGGCGCTGATGGCCGCAGCTAGCCCCGCCGCGCCGGATCCGACAACCAGAAGGTCGCAGTCGGCTGGAAGCACTTCTTCAGTCGACATGCACGGGCTCCTGCCTGGGGAAGCGACCGATGGTCCAGCCGCCGTCGACGGCAAGAACCTGGCCCGTGACGAAGGATGCCTCGTCCGAGGCGAGGAACCGCACGGCCCGGGCGATGTCGAGCGGCGTGCCCGCCCGGACAAGCGGAGTCTGCTCGATCATGATCTGGCGGCGCCAGGGCTCCGACCGAATGCGCTCGGCGGTCAGCGGGGTTTCGACAAGGCCTGGAGCGACAGCGTTGACGCGGATACCGGACGGTCCGAAATCCGTAGCCATCTGGCGCGTCATGCCCACGACCGCAGCCTTCGACACCGAATAGGCTGCCGAGTTATAGGCCCCGACCAGGCCGAAGACCGAGGCCGTGTTCACAATCGCTCCACGGCCCGCACGGATCATCAGCGGCACTCCCCAGCGGGACAATGCAAAGGCGCCTTTGACGTTGATGTCGAAATAGCGCTGCAAGTCCTCATCCGTGGTCTCGACTGCGTGAGAACCACGGCCGATGCCAGCGTTGTTGACCAGAATGGAAAGCGTGAGGCCGTTCTTGGAGAGTTCGGCATCGATCTTGGCGCCGAGCTCCGGATCGGTAACGTCGCCTTGCAGAGCAATCACGCGTGGTCTGCGGGCTGAGAGCGCATCGATGCCGGCCACTTCGCGATCGACCGCAATGACGGTCGCGCCGGCAGCCAGGAGAGCCTCGGCGATGGCCTCGCCGATTCCTTGGCCCGCGCCCGTCACAACAGCGGTGCGGCCCTCGAGAGTTGTGATGTCGAAACTCATGACGGACGCCTCAGAATGCCGCAGTGCCGCCGACCGATCGGCCGCCGTCGACGATCAGGACCTGCCCGGTGACGAAATTGGCGCGCTTATCGGCGAAGAACGCAACCGCATGGGCGATGTCTTCCGGGATCCCCAGTTCGCCGGTGGGCTGCTGGTCGCGCAGCAAGTGGACATCCGGGCGAGACAGTAGCATGTCCGTCTGGATGACGCCCGGTGCCACGGCATTCACCGTGATCTGCCTGTCGCCCAACTCGAGCGCCAATGCTTTCGTGAAGCCGGCTACAGCGGCCTTCGACGAAACATAATGTGCATAGTTGCGCGCGCCGAATGCCGCGCGTGAGCAAAGGTTGATGATCCGGCCCCATCTCGGCAACCTGCGCGCTGCCTGCTGGCAAAGATGGAACATGCCGACCAGGTTGACTTCGTACATCCTGCGGAAGTCGTCGGCCGTCAGCTCATCGAAGGCCTTCACATTGAAGATGCCGGCATTGTTCACCAGAACCTGAAGGTTATCAGCACCGTCGATCAACGCCTGTGTGGCGCTCGGATCGGTGATATCGAGAATTTCGGCGCGCGCTTCGAAACCACGGGACAGGATCTGGCCCACGGTCTCAACCGCGGGTCCTTCGGCGCGGTCGGCTACGATCACGGAGAAACCGTCTTCCGCCAGACGATGCGCGATGGCGCGGCCGATTCCGGACCCGGCACCAGTGACAATGGCAGCTTGAAGACTGCGTTCCGACATATTCTCTTCCTCGGATTTCATCTTGCCGTCGGGGAGCGGCGATCGCGATCGCCGCTCCAGGCTCAGGGTCTAGAGGCCGAAGCTCTTCTCGTCGACCTTTGAAAAGATCTCATCGGCGACGAGCTTGGCGACGGCATCCTCGTTGTTGGCGTCGATTCCTTCCAGGAGCTTGGTCCACTTGGCCTGGAGGTCGAGAAACTGTTTCGCGACATCGGTCGGATCCTGCACGCGGCGCTCCTTGGCGGTGCGGCCGGGATAAGTGTCGACCACGTTGGCGCGAAATTTGGCCAGGGCCTCTACCAGAGACGCATCGGGTTCGTTGATCTTCAGTCCGCGCTCCTGCGAGCCCTTCAGTGCCTTGCTGACGGCCTGCGAATAGGCGATCTGCACGCGAGCGACGCTGCGGGCAGTGACATCGAGCAACTTGCGGCGGTTCTCGGGGCCGATGTTGGACCAGAAGTCCTTGTTATAGACATAGGTAACCCCGAGCGAAGTCCCCTGCTCGAGCATGGTGATTGTCTTGACCACCTCCCAGAGCTTGAGGCCCGTTTCGAGGCTGGTCGGGTCGGTCAGCGTGCAGTCGATCGAACCACGCTCGAGGCCGGAATAGACGTCTGCGGCCGTGACGGCCACCGGGATGGCGCCGAGAGAAGCGACCCATTCGTTCTGAGCGGTGCCGGCCGTGCGAATCTTGAGGCCCTTGACGGCATTCAGATCACGCACGTCGCGCATGCACAACATCAGGTAGGTCGGCGTGGAGTATCCAGCCAGGGCGACCGTGCCGTGCTTGGCGAACTCGTCCTTTATCCTTTTGTTCGTGAGGACGGTCTCCGTCAGAGCGAAGGCGGTCGCCATGTCGTTCTTTGCCACGAAGGCAAGATCGTTGATCAGGCCCGAGAGCGGCAGCTCCGAAGGAGTGTAGGAAGTGGCGACGAGCCCGAGCTGAGCCACATTATCGCCAAGAGCGCCCAGCGTCGTCTGCGCCGGAACCAGCGAACCCGACGAGTAGAGCTCAAAATCGATCTTCCCGTTGGTGGCGGCTTTCACGTCAGCCAGAAAAGGCACGTAACCAACGCTCGTCAGGATGTGGCTCGGTGCCAGCCAAGTCGTCGCCTGATACTTATCGGCACGAGCCGCACCGGTCATCAGGGCCAGCGAAACGGCGGTTGCGGTCAGAATCTTTCTCATTGTCTCTCTCCCTAGAAAATTTCGTGCGGGCGGCGGGCGCATGGATCCCGTCGCGCCACGCGGTATTTTACTTCGCCATGAGTTCCGGCAGCGACAGGCTGAGAGCCGGGAAGGCGATCAGCGCCGCGAGCACGAACAGGTCGACGACGATGAACCAAGTGACACCACCGAAGATCTGATTGAGCGAAACGCGACCGCCCAGCGAAGATTTTATGACGAAGACGTTCATACCGACCGGCGGGCTGATCAATCCAATCGTCATCAGCTTGATGACCAGGATGCCGAACCAGGTGAGATCCACACTATGGCTGGACAGGACCGGCGCCAGGACCGGCATGGTGAGCAGCATGATGGAAACCTCCTCCATGAAAGTACCCATCAATGCAAGAATGACGCAGACGAGGATGATCATGGTCATCGTGTCGTAGCCGTCGAAGAAGCCCATTACCCAGGTCGGTATCGTGGCGAGCGCCACGAAGCGGGCAAACAGCGCCGCACCGAGCACGATCATGAAGATGGCCGAAGTTCCCGAAGCCGTATCGATCAGCGCACGGCGCAGCATGCGGTAGTTGAGGCGACCGCGCATGACCGCGACCGCGCAGGCCAGAAACGCCCCTACGGCCCCGGATTCCGTCGCGGTGAAGACGCCGGTGAAGATGCCTCCCATCACGATGAAGGTGATCACCGGCAAGGGCCAGGCGTCCCGCAGGAGAGCCCATTTCTCGGCCCTCGTCGTCTTGTCGACATAGCGCGGCGCGAGATCCGGATTGATCGTGCAGCGCACGGTGATCATCATGATGAACGCCGCCGCTGTGAGAACTCCAGGAACGAAGCCGGCCATGAAGAGCGTATTGATGGATGTATCGACCAGCAGGCAATAGATGATCATCAATACCGACGGCGGGATCAAGGCTGCCAGTGTTCCGGAAGCCGCGACGGAGCCTGTCGCGAGACCCGCATCATACTTGCTGTCCAGCATCTCAGGAACCGCTATGCGCGAGAAGGCGGCGGATGTCGCCACACTCGAGCCACTTGCAGCGCCGAAGAGCGCGGATGCGAAGACCGTCGAGGAGGCAAGACCGCCCGGAATCCGGGCGAGGAAGATCCGCGCCGCGCCGAACAGGCTACGTGTCAGGCCCGCCTCAACCGCCACGAACCCCATGAAGAGGAACATCGGGACGGCAGAGAGATTCCAGTCGCCGATGAGGTTGAACGGGATCGCTTTCGATATTCCGATCGCCGCGCTGAGGCCCATCATTGCCCAGATGCCGAAGAAGGCAGTAACGCCCATGGCGACGCCAATCGGTACGCGGATGCCAATCAGAGCAAGGATGGCGATAATACCGATCAAGCCGATTTCGAGACGTTCCATCCCAGCTTCCTTAGATTTCTACCGTCGAATTAGGATCTGCCTCGCGTCCGTGCTCTCCCCTGACCACACGCATCAACAGCACCACCACAGCAAGACAGAACCCGAACGGCAGCAGGAATTTCGCCGGCCATGTCGTGATGCGCCATATGCCGTCCACGGTCT
This region of Microvirga mediterraneensis genomic DNA includes:
- a CDS encoding FAD-dependent oxidoreductase, which encodes MSTEEVLPADCDLLVVGSGAAGLAAAISAAHAGLKPVIVEKSEYFGGSTAVSGGAIWVPDNPIMRAAGMEDDRRAARRYIELETGNRFNAELVDAFLDNGPAAIDFFNTKTALKMTHRPYAPDYHPDKKGAALGGRVLDALEYDGRALGENLNRLRPPIKEFTILGGMQLGRADLFHFVRMTREWPSFVHATKQVLRYVKDRVSVGRNTRLSLGAAVAGRLAETVFALKIPLLTEHELVSLQRDGAGRVTGAVLRTRHGDKTVTSRKGVVLASGGFPHDAKRRSESFEHVRRGLPHYSMAPSPNTGGAIAAAEAVGAAFVSTNSDAASWAPISLIPQPDGSKRPFPHLFMDRAKPGIIAVGHDGRRFTNEAASYHDFVQGMVEKLLDGNRKSAFLICDHAALRRYGLGAVPCFPGRIGPYLRSGYLKHGRSVEELARVCGIDTETLQETIDRYNGFAAQGMDPDFGKGSTPYQTALGDPDHKPNQCLKPLEGVLYAVEIFPGDIGTTMGLDVNANGQVKDVHGQVIEGLYACGNDINSIMSGSYPGAGITLGPALTFGYVIGRHAASR
- a CDS encoding SDR family NAD(P)-dependent oxidoreductase, which translates into the protein MSFDITTLEGRTAVVTGAGQGIGEAIAEALLAAGATVIAVDREVAGIDALSARRPRVIALQGDVTDPELGAKIDAELSKNGLTLSILVNNAGIGRGSHAVETTDEDLQRYFDINVKGAFALSRWGVPLMIRAGRGAIVNTASVFGLVGAYNSAAYSVSKAAVVGMTRQMATDFGPSGIRVNAVAPGLVETPLTAERIRSEPWRRQIMIEQTPLVRAGTPLDIARAVRFLASDEASFVTGQVLAVDGGWTIGRFPRQEPVHVD
- a CDS encoding SDR family NAD(P)-dependent oxidoreductase, producing MKSEEENMSERSLQAAIVTGAGSGIGRAIAHRLAEDGFSVIVADRAEGPAVETVGQILSRGFEARAEILDITDPSATQALIDGADNLQVLVNNAGIFNVKAFDELTADDFRRMYEVNLVGMFHLCQQAARRLPRWGRIINLCSRAAFGARNYAHYVSSKAAVAGFTKALALELGDRQITVNAVAPGVIQTDMLLSRPDVHLLRDQQPTGELGIPEDIAHAVAFFADKRANFVTGQVLIVDGGRSVGGTAAF
- a CDS encoding C4-dicarboxylate TRAP transporter substrate-binding protein yields the protein MRKILTATAVSLALMTGAARADKYQATTWLAPSHILTSVGYVPFLADVKAATNGKIDFELYSSGSLVPAQTTLGALGDNVAQLGLVATSYTPSELPLSGLINDLAFVAKNDMATAFALTETVLTNKRIKDEFAKHGTVALAGYSTPTYLMLCMRDVRDLNAVKGLKIRTAGTAQNEWVASLGAIPVAVTAADVYSGLERGSIDCTLTDPTSLETGLKLWEVVKTITMLEQGTSLGVTYVYNKDFWSNIGPENRRKLLDVTARSVARVQIAYSQAVSKALKGSQERGLKINEPDASLVEALAKFRANVVDTYPGRTAKERRVQDPTDVAKQFLDLQAKWTKLLEGIDANNEDAVAKLVADEIFSKVDEKSFGL
- a CDS encoding TRAP transporter large permease, coding for MERLEIGLIGIIAILALIGIRVPIGVAMGVTAFFGIWAMMGLSAAIGISKAIPFNLIGDWNLSAVPMFLFMGFVAVEAGLTRSLFGAARIFLARIPGGLASSTVFASALFGAASGSSVATSAAFSRIAVPEMLDSKYDAGLATGSVAASGTLAALIPPSVLMIIYCLLVDTSINTLFMAGFVPGVLTAAAFIMMITVRCTINPDLAPRYVDKTTRAEKWALLRDAWPLPVITFIVMGGIFTGVFTATESGAVGAFLACAVAVMRGRLNYRMLRRALIDTASGTSAIFMIVLGAALFARFVALATIPTWVMGFFDGYDTMTMIILVCVILALMGTFMEEVSIMLLTMPVLAPVLSSHSVDLTWFGILVIKLMTIGLISPPVGMNVFVIKSSLGGRVSLNQIFGGVTWFIVVDLFVLAALIAFPALSLSLPELMAK